A single window of Pyrus communis chromosome 10, drPyrComm1.1, whole genome shotgun sequence DNA harbors:
- the LOC137748681 gene encoding RING-H2 finger protein ATL65-like yields MVSSLLAFAPMGFFVVDNASSSGLILSHVLYKAAFVIALMRCVVFWALRLRQTLSSSSASSSSAAEQGFDFLQAEYDKESCSRSSSASTQLIRDCLIQTTFAEVTKRRRNYGSNGGGDCDTCAVCLCQLEMGDEVREMRNCCHVFHTECIDRWLEYNDRHHHHHDEDNHKTCPLCRTPLLTSSQIQSLSWDHSRSQPSWAVERLLYLFGDDLVL; encoded by the coding sequence ATGGTTTCTTCGCTGCTCGCATTTGCTCCGATGGGTTTCTTCGTCGTCGACAACGCGTCCTCATCGGGCTTGATACTGAGCCACGTACTGTACAAAGCGGCCTTTGTAATTGCTTTGATGAGATGCGTTGTGTTCTGGGCGCTCAGACTCAGGCAAacactctcctcctcctccgcctccaGTTCCTCCGCCGCGGAGCAGGGTTTTGATTTCCTACAGGCGGAGTACGATAAAGAATCTTGCTCCCGTTCCTCCTCTGCTTCTACCCAATTGATCAGGGACTGTCTGATTCAGACCACCTTCGCGGAAGTCACAAAGCGGAGACGGAATTACGGAAGCAACGGCGGCGGCGATTGCGACACGTGCGCGGTGTGCTTGTGCCAGCTGGAGATGGGGGACGAGGTGAGGGAGATGCGGAACTGCTGCCACGTGTTCCACACCGAGTGCATCGACAGGTGGCTGGAGTACAATGATcgtcatcatcaccatcacgaCGAGGATAATCACAAGACTTGCCCGCTCTGCAGGACTCCATTGCTGACGTCATCGCAGATTCAGAGCCTGAGCTGGGATCACAGCAGATCGCAGCCCAGTTGGGCTGTTGAGAGACTGCTATACCTTTTCGGGGATGATCTGGTGTTGTGA
- the LOC137747365 gene encoding vacuolar protein sorting-associated protein 27-like — MEPPSFQEAPRCDVCKCSFNAFRRRHHCRSCGRTLCHEHSANQMALPQFGVYSPVRVCSECFNDSSRTTKGDGQASSDGVDGVTASVSRLDIDADVDSKAEPTVQYQPVSANSDCKCGMPLCICEAPAPSVDAAPLQSKTMSTSAPRPTPKPKKTETALKPKASTSNSKQSSVFNLGQANNGISDKTQTDYEASGEGMREAIKNSDVAAVKKLLSEGVDANYHDKQGLSLLHLAAVFNQTEIVFALMDGGARLDYKNAQGETPLDCAPATLQYKMRQKMEEDKRA; from the exons ATGGAGCCTCCTTCTTTCCAAGAAGCTCCGCGCTGCGACGTCTGCAAATGCAGCTTCAACGCTTTCAGGCGACGG CATCATTGCCGGTCATGTGGGCGGACATTGTGCCATGAACACTCGGCAAACCAAATG GCTTTACCACAGTTTGGGGTTTATTCACCCGTTAGAGTTTGCAGTGAATGTTTCAATGACTCCTCTCG AACTACCAAAGGTGACGGACAAGCTTCTTCAGATGGAGTTGATGGTGTAACAGCTTCAGTTTCTAGATTGGACATTGATGCAGATGTAGATTCAAAGGCTGAACCAACTGTACAGTATCAGCCTGTGTCAGCCAATTCAGACTGCAAGTGTGGAATGCCTTTATGTATTTGTGAAGCGCCAGCGCCATCCGTGGATGCGGCTCCCTTGCAG AGCAAAACCATGTCCACCTCTGCCCCTCGGCCGACTCCAAAACCGAAGAAGACAGAAACCGCTTTAAAACCCAAAGCTTCCACGTCTAATAGCAAGCAGAG TTCTGTCTTCAATCTTGGCCAAGCGAACAATGGAATTTCTGATAAAACCCAGACAGATTATGAAGCCAGTGGGGAG GGTATGAGAGAAGCTATAAAGAATAGTGACGTTGCTGCCGTCAAGAAGCTTCTGAGTGAG GGTGTTGATGCGAATTACCATGACAAGCAAGGACTTTCTTTGCTACATTTA GCAGCAGTCTTTAATCAGACTGAGATAGTTTTTGCCCTCATGGACGGTGGAGCACGCCTGGACTACAAGAATGCACAGG GGGAAACACCATTGGACTGTGCTCCCGCCACGCTCCAATACAAAATGCGACAGAAGATGGAAGAAGATAAAAGAGCGTGA
- the LOC137747127 gene encoding protein TIFY 3B-like isoform X1 — protein sequence MEEKAEVGCDVKVKLSEMEEEMVAQNKPNQTEDDLQKTSARKVPSALNITCPAPAQLTIFYAGSVSVFDAITAEKVRELMLIAAAAAADKKTSDVKNSATSCPPSPLIRTGSSTLQNSYAAPGSPVVQPYPEQNSSICKLQAEFPIARRHSLQRFLEKRRDRMVSNSPYPTLPATLKDDDAKTNLSDNASPGVGCFKQSAMVQEETQPSVA from the exons atggaGGAAAAAGCAGAAGTTGGTTGCGATGTGAAGGTGAAGCTTTCAGAGATGGAAGAAGAAATGGTTGCCCAAAACAAGCCAAACCAGACGGAGGATGATCTGCAAAAGACCAG TGCCAGGAAAGTACCATCTGCACTAAACATTACCTGTCCTGCCCCGGCTCAGCTCACCATCTTCTACGCAGGGAGCGTGAGCGTGTTTGACGCCATTACTGCGGAAAAG GTTCGCGAACTTATGCTTATTGCGgccgctgctgctgctgataAGAAGACTAGTGATGTGAAGAATAGCGCGACAAGCTGTCCTCCAAGTCCACTGATTCGTACAGGATCGTCCACGCTGCAAAACTCTTATGCTGCTCCTGGTTCACCAGTGGTCCAGCCCTACCCTGAGCAGAATAGTTCCATTTGCAAATTGCAAGCTG AATTTCCCATTGCAAGGAGACACTCTCTTCAGCGTTTCCTGGAGAAGCGACGGGACAG GATGGTTAGCAACAGTCCATATCCTACTTTGCCAGCAACACTGAAGGACGACGATGCAAAAACTAACCTGAGTGATAACGCTTCACCGGGTGTGGGTTGCTTCAAACAATCCGCCATGGTTCAGGAAGAAACTCAACCTTCTGTTGCCTAG
- the LOC137747127 gene encoding protein TIFY 3B-like isoform X2, whose protein sequence is MEEKAEVGCDVKVKLSEMEEEMVAQNKPNQTEDDLQKTRKVPSALNITCPAPAQLTIFYAGSVSVFDAITAEKVRELMLIAAAAAADKKTSDVKNSATSCPPSPLIRTGSSTLQNSYAAPGSPVVQPYPEQNSSICKLQAEFPIARRHSLQRFLEKRRDRMVSNSPYPTLPATLKDDDAKTNLSDNASPGVGCFKQSAMVQEETQPSVA, encoded by the exons atggaGGAAAAAGCAGAAGTTGGTTGCGATGTGAAGGTGAAGCTTTCAGAGATGGAAGAAGAAATGGTTGCCCAAAACAAGCCAAACCAGACGGAGGATGATCTGCAAAAGACCAG GAAAGTACCATCTGCACTAAACATTACCTGTCCTGCCCCGGCTCAGCTCACCATCTTCTACGCAGGGAGCGTGAGCGTGTTTGACGCCATTACTGCGGAAAAG GTTCGCGAACTTATGCTTATTGCGgccgctgctgctgctgataAGAAGACTAGTGATGTGAAGAATAGCGCGACAAGCTGTCCTCCAAGTCCACTGATTCGTACAGGATCGTCCACGCTGCAAAACTCTTATGCTGCTCCTGGTTCACCAGTGGTCCAGCCCTACCCTGAGCAGAATAGTTCCATTTGCAAATTGCAAGCTG AATTTCCCATTGCAAGGAGACACTCTCTTCAGCGTTTCCTGGAGAAGCGACGGGACAG GATGGTTAGCAACAGTCCATATCCTACTTTGCCAGCAACACTGAAGGACGACGATGCAAAAACTAACCTGAGTGATAACGCTTCACCGGGTGTGGGTTGCTTCAAACAATCCGCCATGGTTCAGGAAGAAACTCAACCTTCTGTTGCCTAG
- the LOC137747126 gene encoding protein FATTY ACID EXPORT 2, chloroplastic-like: protein MADLCVSQSPLFLLRPKIGAFPNTAISLPLAGGGARRLQHNNNLTFHGFRASRGLSYTTSIQKLGVVSDTKSSTVFTVDSGTKDIGIEPVAGGGDGGGDFGGRGGGGGGGGGGDNSEGKGESEEGPEESKKKGMSMSQKLTLGYAVLVGVGGLMGFLKSGSQKSLLAGGISSALLFYVSTELPVRPVFASSIGLGLSAALLAVMGSRFKKSGKIFPAGVVSLVSLVMTGGYLHGILRSWH, encoded by the exons ATGGCAGATTTGTGCGTTTCCCAGTCTCCTCTTTTCCTCCTACGCCCCAAAATCGGAGCTTTCCCCAACACCGCCATTTCTCTTCCCCTCGCCGGCGGCGGAGCTCGGCGCCTGCAACACAACAACAATCTCACCTTTCACGGATTCAGAGCTTCTCGCGGTTTGAGCTACACCACCTCGATTCAAAAGCTTGGAGTGGTTTCCGACACCAAAAGTTCCACCGTATTCACTGTTGATTCAGGAACTAAGGACATCGGTATCGAACCGGTTGCCGGCGGCGGAGACGGTGGGGGTGATTTTGGCGGTAGGGGAGGCGGCGGTGGCGGAGGCGGTGGAGGTGATAATAGCGAGGGTAAAGGGGAGAGTGAGGAGGGACCTGAAGAGAGCAAGAAGAAAGGGATGTCGATGTCTCAGAAACTAACCCTAGGATATGCTGTTCTTGTTGGAG TGGGTGGCCTTATGGGCTTTTTGAAGAGTGGCAGCCAGAAGTCACTGTTGGCAGGGGGAATATCATCCGCCTTACTGTTTTATGTTTCTACTGAGCTTCCCGTAAGACCAGTTTTTGCATCATCTATCGGGCTTG GGTTGTCTGCTGCCCTCCTGGCTGTGATGGGATCTCGTTTCAAGAAGTCAGGTAAGATCTTTCCAGCCGGCGTCGTCTCTCTTGTGTCGCTTGTAATGACTGGTGGCTACTTACATGGAATTCTACGCAGTTGGCACTGA
- the LOC137748590 gene encoding N-acylphosphatidylethanolamine synthase-like has product MGRRIMEWAARSDYMGGIPRKMVLTTVGGMAKAVVSLFNSTTVHNADTLLRLVRSRPNGVPLVTVSNHMSTMDDPFLWAFKGFPITNANLSRWVLAAEDICFKNSMLSYFFRVGKCIPITRGGGIYQEHMNEALERLSEGSWLHTFPEGKVYQEDAPIRRLKWGTASLIARAPVTPIVLPIVHTGFEQVMPDKFHRGKRPPFPLWNKDIKIIVGEPMELDLPEMRLMATSLSRKTSHSTLGWPSSCPGGLDEAAQKHLYSAISEKIQDVMERLRIFAKSFSKSKDQNLC; this is encoded by the exons ATGGGTCGAAGAATCATGGAATGGGCTGCCCGGTCCGATTACATGGGCGGCATACCGAGGAAGATGGTGTTAACGACGGTTGGGGGTATGGCGAAGGCCGTCGTCTCCCTCTTCAACTCCACCACCGTCCACAATGCCGACACGCTTCTCCGTCTGGTCCGGTCTCGGCCTAATGGGGTCCCACTCGTCACTGTCAGCAACCACATGTCCACCATGGACGACCCCTTTTTGTGGGCTTTCAAGGGGTTCCCCATCACTAATGCGAATTTGTCGAGGTGGGTTTTGGCCGCCGAGGACATCTGCTTTAAAAATTCAATGCTTTCTTACTTCTTCAGAGTTG GAAAGTGCATTCCGATTACGCGGGGTGGCGGCATTTATCAAGAACACATGAATGAAGCTCTTGAGAGATTGAGTGAAGGTTCATGG TTGCATACATTTCCAGAAGGAAAAGTGTACCAGGAAGATGCACCTATAAGACGATTGAAGTGGGGGACCGCTAGTCTCATTGCGCGTGCTCCTGTAACCCCTATAGTTTTGCCAATTGTGCATACTGGATTTGAACag GTGATGCCTGATAAGTTTCATCGTGGTAAAAGGCCTCCGTTTCCGTTATGGAATAAGGACATTAAGATAATAGTTGGCGAGCCAATGGAATTGGACCTTCCTGAAATGAGGCTGATGGCAACCTCTCTGTCTCGTAAGACTTCACATTCTACGTTAGGATGGCCAAGCAGTTGCCCCGGTGGTTTGGACGAGGCAGCGCAAAAACATCTGTACAGTGCAATTTCAGAGAAAATCCAAGACGTCATGGAGCGCTTACGGATTTTTGCTAAAAGTTTTTCAAAGTCAAAGGATCAAAATCTTTGCTAG